A genomic window from Tolypothrix sp. PCC 7910 includes:
- a CDS encoding DUF3177 family protein translates to MGNDVWFRQFVWLDFRLALIFMVIIPLVLLIWAFVQKAEGIQRLLTIYWRVSSILAITIYLMIGGFGVSFLSGLIGRILIPISLWFWVDLNDEVEYQASGALKLVFTSWRWAMTIYGILGTIAFIPFLGCAFSEVTFKSSYCRVWLEAPLLFKEYFHANSKPAFLGFLGIMGLVFYVLYLSYFVLVKLGKQGRSATQQ, encoded by the coding sequence ATGGGAAATGATGTTTGGTTTCGCCAGTTTGTTTGGCTAGATTTCAGATTGGCGCTGATTTTTATGGTGATTATTCCCCTAGTTCTGCTAATTTGGGCATTTGTGCAGAAAGCAGAAGGGATACAACGCCTATTAACGATTTACTGGCGAGTATCAAGTATATTAGCGATCACCATTTACTTAATGATTGGGGGATTTGGAGTCAGTTTTCTCTCGGGATTGATAGGTCGCATTTTGATCCCCATTTCTTTGTGGTTCTGGGTAGATCTCAATGATGAAGTCGAGTATCAAGCAAGCGGAGCATTAAAATTAGTGTTTACCTCTTGGCGTTGGGCGATGACAATTTATGGTATTTTAGGCACGATCGCCTTTATACCTTTTTTGGGTTGTGCTTTTTCTGAGGTTACCTTCAAAAGTTCATATTGTCGCGTTTGGTTAGAAGCCCCATTACTATTTAAAGAATATTTCCATGCCAATAGCAAACCTGCGTTCCTCGGCTTTTTGGGGATCATGGGCTTAGTCTTTTACGTCCTTTACTTAAGCTACTTTGTGTTAGTGAAGCTAGGTAAACAAGGACGTTCCGCTACACAACAGTAA